A single window of Bradyrhizobium daqingense DNA harbors:
- a CDS encoding acyl carrier protein produces MSSTFDQVATIIAETCDIPRDTITPDSHAIDDLGIDSLDFLDIAFAIDKQFGIKLPLEKWTQEVNDGKATTEQYFVLKNLCARIDELVAAKGASA; encoded by the coding sequence ATGTCTTCCACATTCGATCAGGTCGCCACGATCATCGCTGAAACCTGCGACATCCCGCGCGACACGATCACGCCGGATAGCCATGCCATCGACGATCTCGGCATCGACAGCCTCGATTTCCTCGATATCGCCTTCGCGATCGACAAGCAGTTCGGCATCAAGCTGCCGCTGGAGAAGTGGACCCAGGAGGTCAACGACGGCAAGGCCACCACCGAGCAGTACTTCGTATTGAAGAACCTGTGCGCGCGCATCGACGAGCTCGTCGCGGCCAAGGGCGCGAGCGCCTAA
- a CDS encoding 3-hydroxyacyl-ACP dehydratase FabZ family protein, translating to MQLEYFHMIDRIVDLNVDEKTIVVEAQVPNASTIFEGHFPGYPLMPGVLLIESMAQASGWLQLGMLKFERMPILAAVKEAKVRGSVFPGDVMSIEAILSHQGSGYAVTEAKIRVGGKLRANSTLTFTQIPFPNADMRGHMDAIAKRVGFPQQAVSP from the coding sequence ATGCAACTCGAATACTTCCACATGATCGATCGGATCGTCGACCTCAACGTCGACGAGAAGACGATTGTCGTCGAGGCCCAGGTTCCGAACGCAAGCACCATCTTCGAGGGACACTTCCCGGGTTATCCCTTGATGCCCGGCGTGCTCCTGATCGAATCGATGGCGCAGGCTTCGGGTTGGCTGCAGCTCGGAATGCTGAAGTTCGAGCGCATGCCGATCCTCGCCGCCGTGAAGGAGGCCAAGGTCCGCGGCTCGGTTTTCCCCGGTGACGTCATGAGCATCGAGGCGATCCTGTCTCATCAGGGTTCGGGTTATGCAGTGACCGAAGCCAAGATCCGGGTCGGCGGCAAGCTGCGTGCGAATTCGACCCTCACCTTCACGCAGATCCCGTTCCCCAATGCGGATATGCGCGGACACATGGACGCGATCGCCAAACGCGTCGGCTTTCCGCAACAGGCCGTATCGCCATGA